The following are encoded in a window of Carassius auratus strain Wakin chromosome 6, ASM336829v1, whole genome shotgun sequence genomic DNA:
- the map3k2 gene encoding mitogen-activated protein kinase kinase kinase 2: protein MDEQEALNSIMQDLVVLHRSSRPSVLPDLGKPKASSPKNQNDVRVKFEYRGEKRILQFPRPVSLDDLSTKAKVAFGQTMDLHYTNNELVIPLSTQDDLDKAVELLDRSVHMKSLKILLVLPSCTQNTVSSKDLLPTHENLDNTDFSVADKKSMLALIGSQSTDRSSPPPGYIPDALQHVARNGSFTSINSEGEFIPESMDQMLDPLSMSSPENSASGSCPSLDSPLDSDTYPKSRMPRALSYPDNHQEFPEYDIPVFEKSGKGGTYPRRFPISFGLHDYSDGRKTFPRARRTQAHGFRSPVSFSPTEQQSPSTSSGSSIFTPELEEPGRRRRGSDIEPSSNPTLSVMDISPPSRSPRAPTNWRLGKLLGQGAFGRVFLCYDADTGRELAVKQVQFDPDSPETSKEVSALECEIQLLKNLFHERIVQYYGCLRDTHERTLSIFMEYMPGGSIKDQLKSYGALTENVTRKYTRQILEGVCYLHSNMIVHRDIKGANILRDSAGNVKLGDFGASRRLQTICLSGTGIKSVTGTPYWMSPEVISGEGYGRKADIWSIGCTVVEMLTQRPPWAEFEAMAAIFKIATQPTNPTLPPHVSDHCRDFLKRIFVETKQRPAAEDLLRHTFVH, encoded by the exons ATGG ATGAGCAGGAGGCCCTGAATTCCATCATGCAAGACCTGGTGGTGCTTCACCGATCCAGTCGACCATCTGTTCTGCCTGACCTGGGCAAACCCAAGGCCTCCTCTCCCAAGAACCAG AATGATGTAAGGGTGAAGTTTGAGTACAGAGGAGAGAAGAG GATCCTGCAGTTCCCTCGACCTGTCAGTCTTGACGATCTGAGCACCAAAGCTAAAGTAGCATTTGGGCAGACCATGGATCTGCATTACACCAATAATGAG CTTGTGATTCCGTTGAGTACTCAGGACGATCTGGATAAAGCTGTGGAGCTGTTGGATCGATCAGTGCATATGAAGAGCCTTAAAATCCTGCTTGTGCTCCCCTCCTGTACTCAG AACACTGTCTCCAGCAAGGACCTGTTGCCAACTCACGAGAACTTGGACAACACAGACTTCAGTGTTGCAGATAAAAAGAGCATGTTGGCACTCATAG GTTCTCAGTCAACCGATCGTAGCTCTCCTCCTCCAGGCTATATTCCTGATGCTCTCCAGCATGTGGCCAGAAACGGCTCTTTCACAAGCATCAACAGTGAGGGCGAGTTCATACCAGAGAGCATGGACCAG ATGCTGGACCCTCTGTCTATGAGCAGTCCTGAGAATTCAGCTTCAGGCAGCTGTCCTTCACTGGACAGTCCACTTGATAG TGATACCTATCCTAAATCCCGTATGCCTCGAGCCCTGAGCTACCCTGATAACCATCAAGAGTTCCCTG AGTACGATATACCAGTGTTTGAAAAATCAGGGAAGGGAGGAACCTATCCTAGGCGATTTCCCATCTCGTTTGGTCTACACGACTACAGCGATG GGCGAAAGACCTTTCCCAGGGCGCGTCGGACTCAGGCTCATGGTTTTCGTTCTCCGGTGAGTTTCAGTCCGACAGAGCAGCAGAGCCCCAGTACTAGCAGTGGAAGCAGCATCTTCACTCCTGAGCTAGAGGAACCGGGGCGCAGACGCCGCGGTAGCGACATAGAGCCCAGCTCTAACCCCACTCTCTCAGTCATGGACATCAGCCCTCCAAGCCGCT CCCCTCGGGCTCCCACAAACTGGCGTCTAGGGAAGCTTTTGGGACAAGGAGCGTTCGGGCGAGTGTTTTTGTGCTACGATGCTGACACAGGCAGAGAATTGGCTGTTAAACAGGTGCAGTTTGATCCGGATAGCCCAGAAACCAGCAAG GAGGTGAGCGCTCTGGAGTGTGAAATTCAGCTGCTGAAAAATCTGTTCCATGAGCGCATTGTTCAGTACTATGGCTGCTTGCGGGACACACATGAAAGAACTCTTTCCATTTTTATGGAGTACATGCCTGGG GGCTCCATTAAAGACCAGCTGAAGTCTTATGGTGCTCTGACGGAGAACGTCACACGTAAATATACACGGCAGATACTAGAAGGCGTGTGCTACCTGCATAGTAACATGATCGTCCATAGAGATATCAAAG GTGCCAATATCCTTCGGGACTCCGCGGGTAATGTGAAGCTGGGTGACTTTGGAGCGAGTCGGCGGCTCCAGACCATCTGCCTGTCCGGAACGGGCATTAAGTCAGTGACGGGTACACCTTACTGGATGAGCCCTGAGGTCATCAGCGGAGAGGGCTATGGCAGGAAAGCTGATATCTG GAGCATCGGCTGCACCGTGGTGGAGATGTTGACACAGCGGCCGCCCTGGGCAGAGTTCGAAGCAATGGCAGCCATTTTTAAAATCGCCACACAGCCCACCAACCCCACTCTTCCGCCTCACGTGTCGGACCACTGCCGCGATTTCCTTAAACGGATTTTTGTGGAGACTAAACAGCGTCCAGCTGCTGAGGACCTATTACGGCACACTTTCGTCCACTAG
- the cyp27c1 gene encoding cytochrome P450 27C1: MSLQSNILHLARKSLLQDSCKQFLLQTHGLHKSVAKGSLEIAAHSQEDLKEENMVRPVAEEQKVARVKTLHEMPGPSTMSNLIEFFYRDGFSRIHEIQLEHSQKYGKIFKSRFGPQLVVSIADRDMVAHVLRSEGETPQRGNMESWKEYRDLRGRSTGLISAEGDEWLKMRSVLRQLVMRPRDVTVFSPDVNAVVADLVERVKTLRSQQDDRQTVLNINDLFFKYAMEGVATILYETRLGCLENEIPKMSQEYIAALHLMFSSFKTTMYAGAIPKWLRPIIPKPWEEFCSSWDGLFKFSQIHVDKRLSEIKKKMKKGQEIKGGLLTHMLVTREMNLEEIYANMTEMLLAGVDTTSFTLSWSTYLLARHPIIQQDIFEEVDRVLGGRVPTGEDVAHLPLIRGLVKETLRLFPVLPGNGRVTQEDLIVGGYFIPKGTQLALCHYSTSMDEENFPRPGEFRPDRWIRKDASDRVDNFGSIPFGYGIRSCIGRRIAELEMHLALTQLLQKFHIEVSPQTADVHAKTHGLLCPGSPINIRFVDRK; encoded by the exons ATGTCTCTTCAAAGCAATATTCTGCACCTGGCCCGCAAGAGTCTGCTGCAGGATTCATGCAAGCAGTTTCTCCTCCAAACCCACGGGCTGCACAAGTCCGTGGCGAAGGGCTCTCTGGAGATCGCGGCGCACAGTCAGGAGGATCTGAAGGAGGAGAACATGGTGCGCCCCGTCGCTGAGGAGCAGAAGGTGGCGAGAGTGAAGACCCTCCATGAGATGCCCGGACCCAGCACCATGTCGAACCTCATTGAGTTCTTCTACCGGGATGGGTTCAGCCGCATCCACGAGATCCAG TTGGAGCATTCTCAGAAGTATGGGAAGATCTTCAAATCTCGATTTGGACCTCAGCTGGTGGTGTCCATCGCTGACAGAGACATGGTGGCACATGTTCTCAGGAGTGAAGGCGAGACTCCTCAGAGGGGTAACATGGAGTCCTGGAAGGAGTACAGAGATTTGAGAGGAAGATCTACTGGACTCATCTCAGC TGAGGGTGACGAATGGCTGAAGATGCGCAGTGTTCTGCGGCAGCTGGTTATGCGGCCCAGAGATGTGACTGTTTTCTCCCCTGACGTCAACGCTGTGGTGGCCGACCTGGTGGAGAGAGTGAAGACACTGCGTAGCCAGCAGGACGACAGACAGACTGTCCTTAACATCAATGACCTGTTCTTCAAATATGCCATGGAAG GTGTTGCAACCATTTTGTACGAAACCCGTCTGGGCTGCTTGGAAAACGAAATTCCCAAGATGAGTCAGGAGTACATTGCTGCACTGCACCTCATGTTCAGCTCCTTCAAGACCACCATGTACGCCGGGGCCATTCCCAAATGGCTGCGCCCCATCATTCCCAAACCTTGGGAGGAATTCTGCAGCTCATGGGACGGCCTCTTCAAATTCA gCCAGATCCACGTGGACAAGAGACTTTCAGAGATCAAAAAGAAGATGAAGAAAGGCCAAGAGATTAAAGGAGGGTTGCTGACTCACATGCTGGTCACCAGAGAGATGAATCTGGAAGAGATCTACGCAAACATGACAGAAATGCTTCTGGCTGGTGTGGATACG ACCTCTTTCACACTGTCATGGAGCACATACCTTTTAGCAAGACATCCCATAATACAGCAGGACATTTTTGAGGAAGTCGACCGAGTGCTGGGTGGGCGTGTCCCAACCGGAGAGGATGTGGCTCATTTGCCCCTTATTAGAGGGCTTGTTAAAGAGACTCTCAG GCTTTTCCCTGTTCTGCCTGGAAATGGACGCGTTACACAGGAGGATCTGATTGTTGGAGGTTATTTCATCCCTAAAGGG ACTCAGCTGGCTCTGTGTCATTACTCCACCTCTATGGACGAAGAGAACTTCCCCCGTCCCGGAGAGTTCCGTCCAGATCGTTGGATTCGCAAGGATGCCTCTGACCGTGTCGATAACTTTGGCTCCATCCCGTTTGGCTACGGCATCCGTAGCTGCATCGGGAGGAGAATAGCCGAGCTGGAGATGCATTTGGCTCTTACACAG CTCCTGCAGAAGTTCCACATTGAGGTGTCTCCCCAGACTGCTGATGTGCATGCTAAGACTCATGGCCTGCTCTGTCCGGGATCACCCATCAACATTAGATTTGTGGACCGAAAGTAA